In a single window of the Sander lucioperca isolate FBNREF2018 chromosome 19, SLUC_FBN_1.2, whole genome shotgun sequence genome:
- the LOC118493910 gene encoding uncharacterized protein LOC118493910 codes for MTLQLWRCLRCRPSLPCLSFSSSSSSSSCSPLLSPSVTIQLQTAVLPTAHVILPPSGYHCYFISAPGWHVSGSSGRCFGVNFSSFVPPRALTGNFRTLRCALCVRFSGYFFLEAARSRHDGLTRLLLAIHHDSCVNPSASSLAPLSGGGPPPLHPPPREALLLREPERQGVHFFCHIGIVWVNAPSKAIDILQMNEEGRN; via the exons ATGACGCTCCAGCTGTGGAGGTGTCTCCGCTGTAGACCCAGCCTCCCCTGTCtatccttctcctcctcctcctcctcctcctcctgcagtccacttctctctccatctgttaCCATACAGCTGCAGACAGCTGTGCTCCCGACTGCTCACGTTATCCTCCCTCCCTCAGGATACCACTGTTACTTCATCTCTGCGCCTGGGTGGCACGTTTCTGGATCCAGTGGACGTTGTTTCGGtgtaaacttttcatcttttgTTCCTCCCCGAGCGTTGACTGGGAACTTCCGTACGCTCAGGTGTGCGTTGTGTGTGAGATTCAGCGGCTATTTCTTTCTGGAAGCTGCAAGGAGCCGGCACGATGGACTTACTCGCTTACTTTTGGCTATTCACCACGACTCTTGTGTTAATCCATCAGCATCAAG ccTCGCCCCTCTCAGCGGAGGAGGGCCCCCCCCACTCCACCCACCGCCGAGAGAAGCGCTGCTCCTGCGAGAACCAGAAAGACAAGGAGTGCATTTTTTCTGCCACATCGGTATCGTCTGGGTCAACGCGCCGAG